The following is a genomic window from Synechococcus sp. JA-2-3B'a(2-13).
ATTTCCAGCCAGAGCAGGCTGTTGGCGTAGCCCTGGTAAGACATGGCAATGGCCAGATGTCGCCCCGCCTCCACCGGTTCTTCCTGTCTGAGGGCCTGCAACAAATGGGGGTAATCTGCCAGCTTCAGGGTCTGGTGGAGCAGGGAGGGATCCCCAGGATGGCGGCGGTACTCGGCATTGACCGTGAGGGAGTCTTGCCCCACCTCGTAGAGGGCCATCAGGCAGCGATCTACCTCAAACAGTTGCCCCAACTGCTCCACGGTCTGCTGGCACAGTTGCCGGATATCCAGGGAATGCCGGATGTTGCGCACCAACTGCGTCGTGATCCCCTGTACCGGGTCGGCCAGGACAGGATGGGGCTGGCTGTTGGGGCTGCTGGCTCCTCCGGCCAGCGCAAAAGGCGTGGCCCCCAGCAACTTGCCCACTGCCGCAACCGCCACCACCTCCCCTTCCATGTCCCGTACAGGGTTGAGAGAAAGATGCAGATGCAACTTGTAGCGGGGCGAGAGCACCTGACATTCGTAGGAGAGGGGATCCCCGCTTGCAAAGACCTGGTTGAGCTTAGCCTCATACTCCCCGGCGTTGGTCACCTCCCAAACTTGCTGTCCGCTCACGATGTGCTGAGGGTGGATGCCGTACTTCTCGGCATCTTCCCAGTAAAAACTCCAGAAGCGCCTCTGGCGATCCTGCGTGTAGAACATCGGAGTGGGTCGGAGCACACCCATGGGGGAGGAGACCACCATTGCGTTAGGGGAACACAGGCCAAAACTCAGGTTTTTCCAGAGGAAGCCGGGCTGGCCGGATCAGAGGCCGGGCGGGTTAGTGGGGCAGAGTCCTTGTTGAGGCGGGCGAAGATCATGCGGCCTGCTGAGGTTTGAATGGAGCTGGTCACAACTACAGAGCGGGTTTTGCCCACAGAGCGCTGCCCTTCTTCCACCACCACCATGGTGCCGTCTTCCAAGTAGCCCACCCCTTGACCTGGCTCTTTTCCTTCGCGGGTGATCTTGATATCAAAGCTGTCGCCGGCAACATAGATGGGCCGCAGCGCCTCGGCCAACTCATTCACATTCAGCACCTTGACCCCCTGCAGAGCCGCCACCTTCTTCAGGTTGTAATCGGTGGTAAGCAGCGTTCCCCCCACGGTTTGGGTGAGGCGCACCAGCTTTTCATCGACAGTGGTCAGATCTGGATAGTTGGCTTCGTGAATAACGAAACGATCGGGGTAGGCCTCTCGCAAAGACTGCAGGGTATCCAAGCCTTTGCGGCCCCGCTCTCGTTTTTGGGCATCGGCTTTGTCGGCAATGGTCTGCAATTCCGTCAGCACAAAGCGAGGAACCACCAGGGTTCCTTCCAAAAAACCTGTCTCGATTAACTGAGCCACTCGGCCATCGATGATGGAGCTGGTGTCCAAAACCTTGGCCGTGGCAGCCACCACATTGCCCTCCGCCCAGAGGGCTGCCTGCAAAGCATAGTTGGGGTTAAACAGCCGCAGCAGCGAGGGGCCGTGGGTATCGGCCAGGCTGACCCCCAGATAGGCAAAGGCCAAGCTGAAAAAGACCGAAGCCAGCGGCTCGAGGAACCTATTGAGTTGGGGGGGCAGGGGCAGCAAGTAGACAGGAGCCATGGCCAGATTGGCAATCACCAAGCCGATCACCAACCCCACCGAGCGGCTGATCAACACGTCCGGCGGCAAGGAGCGCACATTGGCCTCGAAGCGACGGTAGCTCCAGCGCACCAGGGATCCCAAAGCCAGTCCTGCCAGCACGCCAAAGCCGCTGGTGACGACACGGGCTCCTTCCACATTGGCCCCCTGAATGGCGGCAGGAGGGAGCAAATCCAGGCCGTAAAACCCGAGACCAGCCCCGGCCAACATGAAGATCGCGATCAGTAAAGCGTCTAGCATAAGAAATAAAGACGGCCCTGCTGAGTGGGTGATGCTGCTGGGAATAGGCAAATCTGCTTCCTACTCATTCTAGTCGTCTGGTGTTGGAGGGATCCGGACAACCAAGCCAGCCCTCCCCCAGAAGGATTCAGACTATGCTGAAATCATAGCGATCCCTTGCCAGCTTGAGGGATCTGTGGAGCATGCCTCTAACCCCCAAAACCCTGAACTTTGCTGAATTTACTGAGCTTTAGGCGGTTTGGCAAAAGTCATTGAGAGGGATATAGTAGACCAAGTTTCCCCCTGATCCTTGAGTCCACCGCAACGGTTGCCGGGAAGTGAAGGGGGAAAGCGCTCGGGGGGTATTCCTCAGGGCTTTGCGGGATACCGCCTTCCTGCTTGGACTCCGTCCCGCTGACGCGAACAGAGATAGGCAGGATGCGATCGCTTCTTTCCTGAACCATGTTCAGGAGAGTTCAGCGTGAATGTATCAGAAACCGCTACAATCCAAATCTCAACGAGGCTAAAAGCAACCATGGCACAAGCACTGGAACTCAATACCGAGAACGTCGAGAAAGTCCTGAACGAGCTGCGTCCTTACTTGATGGCCGATGGGGGCAATGTGGAATTGGTGGAAATCGATGGCCCGGTGGTCAAGCTGCGCTTGCAGGGGGCCTGTGGAGCCTGCCCCAGCTCGACCATGACTCTAAAGATGGGCATTGAGCGCAAGTTGCGGGAGAGCATTCCCGATATTTTGGAGGTGGAGCAGGTATTCTGAGGGGCCCTGTAGGTTTTTGTGAGATTCCTTTAGGGTTCTTTATCATGTGTTGGATTATGTGCCTTGACAAATAGCCTCGGGTGGCTCTCTGCTCCCCACTTCTTTCTTCTGTGCCTTCTTCAGAGCTAGCGCATGTCTGTTCTCCTCTCCATCGCCATTCTCGCCCTGCTGATCCTGGTGCATGAGGCAGGGCACTTTGCGGCAGCCAAACTCCAAGGGATCCACGTCAACCGCTTCTCGCTGGGGTTTGGCCCGGTGTTGTGGCGATACCAGGGCAAGGAGACAGAGTACGCCATTCGCGCCCTGCCGCTGGGGGGCTACGTGGGCTTTCCTGACGAGGATGAACATTCTCCCTACCCGCCCGACGACCCGGATCTGCTGAAAAACCGCCCCGTGTTGGATCGCCTGGTGGTGATGAGTGCAGGGGTGATGGCCAACCTGATCTTCGCCTATCTGGTGCTGGTGTTGATGTTTGCCTGGGTGGGGATCCCCTCGGTAACGCGCCTCCATCCCGGCATTCTCATCCCTCAGGTGATGCCCGATAGCCCGGCGGAGCGGGCCGGCCTGAAGGCAGGGGATGTGGTGTTGCAGGCAGCAGATCGCGATTACAGGGGGATTGCCGACGAGACGGCGGCCTTGGCAGCTCTGAACGATTTTCAGGTGCTGATCCGCAGCAGCGAGAACCGGCCCATTCCCCTGGAGGTGCAGCGTGGGGAAGGGGATCCCCTGCAATTGACGGTGATCCCAGAGGTGCGGGGAGAGACGGTGGCCATTGGAGTGACCTTGGCCCCCCACCAGGAGGTGACCTTGCGTCCCCCTCAGAGTGTGGCTGAGATCCTCACGGAGGCGGGAAATGCCTACCAGCGGGTGGTGATGCTCAATCTGAACGGCTTGCGGCAGTTGCTGCAGAATTTCCAAAGCACGGCTGCTCAGGTCTCCGGCCCGGTGGGGATCGTCAAGATTGGGGCGGATCTGGCCCGCGATGACGCCGCCAGCCTGTTTAATTTCACCGCTTTGATTAGCATTAACCTGGCCTTTCTCAACCTGTTGCCCCTGCCCGCCTTGGACGGGGGACACATTGCCTTTTTGATCCTGGAGGCGATTCGCGGCAAACGGCTGCCCAAGCATCTGGAGGAGCGGGTGATGCAGACGGGCTTGGTGTTGTTGCTGGGATTGGGGGTGGTGCTGATCTTCAAAGACACCCTCGCCATTGTCACCGGGTCGGGCTAGGGGAAGATGGCCAGCAAACGGGCCTTGCGCCAGCGAGCTTTGGAGATCCTGCTCCGGCTGAAGCGCCACTACCCCAACTCCACCTGTGCCCTCCACTACCGGACGCCGCTGCAACTTTTGGTGGCAACCATCCTCTCGGCTCAGTGTACGGATGAGCGGGTGAATCAGGTAACGCCAGAGCTGTTTCGTCGCTTCCCGGATGCCCAGGCCCTGGCGACAGCGCCGCGAGAGGAGATCGAGGCTCTCATCCATTCCACCGGCTTCTATCGCAACAAGGCCAAGCACATTCAGGAAGCCTGCCGCAGGATCTTAAGCCATTTCGGTGGCCAAGTGCCCCGCACCATGCCGGAGCTGCTCACCCTACCCGGCGTAGCTCGCAAGACGGCCAATGTGGTGTTGGCTCATGCTTTTGGCATCAATGCCGGGGTTACCGTCGATACCCATGTTAAGCGCCTCAGCCGCCGCCTCGGCCTCACTGAGCACGAGGATCCCGTGCGCATCGAAAAGGATCTGATGCAGTTGTTGCCGCAAGCGGACTGGGAGAACTGGTCTATCCGTCTGATCGACCACGGGCGGGCCATCTGCACTGCCCGCAGGCCTCTGTGCCAGCAATGTTTTTTGGCGGATCTCTGCCCCAGCGCTCCCCTCCTGAGACCGGCGGCACCGGATGAGAAAATGGATAAAAAAGCTACCAAAGCCTCGCCAACCTGAGAGGATGGTTTCTGGGCGCCCTGTATGGCTGAGCCGGCAGGGATCCCTCCCTTGCAGCACTTGTTTTGGCCGCCTCTCGCCCTAGAATAAGCTCCATGCAGGATAAACCCATGTCAGTCGCGCCCCCCGTTCTGGTCATTGCCGGCCTGACGGGAGCCGGGAAAACTTTGGCCATCCAGCAGTTGGAACAACTGGGGTACACCAGCCTAGAAGGGATCCCGCCTGCCCAGGTGATCCCCTTGGTTGAGGCGATGCGGACCCATCACGCTGCTTTGGCCATCAGCTTGAATCTCCACGCCCAGGAGTACCGGGATCAAGTTCCCACCCTGGCTGCTTGGGTGCAATCGCAAGGGATCCCTTTCCTATTCTTGGAGGCCCGCTCCCCAGTGTTGCTCAACCGTCTCAGCGCCCACCGCCGTCCCCATCCCTACGGGGAAGCTGCGGGTTTGTGGGAGGCCATTGAGCAAGAGCGGCTGGCTCTGGCCCCGGTGCGGGAACGCTGCACCCACTGGTTGGATACCTCCGACCTCAATGCCCAGCAACTGCGGCAGCAATTGCAAGCTTTGGTGCAAGGGATCCCCCAGCCCCTCAACCTAAGGCTGGTCAGCTTCGGTTTCAAATACGGCGTTCCCCCCGATGCCAACTTGCTGTTCGATGTGCGTTTTTTGCCCAACCCCTTCTTTCAGCCCCATCTGCGTCGCCTCACTGGGCAGGATCCCCTGCTGCAGGAGTTCTTGTTTGCGGATCCCATCACACAATCCACCTACCAGCACATCTTGTCCCTGATCAAAGCGTTTTGGCCCCACTACCGCGCAGAGCGTCGCCCCCACCTGACTTTGGCTATCGGCTGTACCGGCGGTCAGCACCGCTCGGTGGCCCTGGTGGAGCGCCTGGCCCAGGATTTGCAGCCTTGGACTGTCCCTGCCGGCAACCACGTTCTTCCCGACCTGAATGTTCAGGTTCAGCATCGCCATCTGCTCGACTCTCAGCGGGAGCTGGAAGCCCGCTTTGGCCCGGTGCCCGGCGAAGCCGGCGTTGCCCAGCAACAGGTTAGGATCCCTTTGGCCGGCGTTCCTGCACCTTCCCATGCCTAAGCCTGTGCCCAGCAACAAGTCCGCCGCTTGGGGCATTCGCCGCCGCAAGGCTGCTTGGCCGGGAAGTGGCTGGAAATGGCTCTTTCCCGGTTTAGCCGTTAAACGCTGGCTGAGCCTGGCGGTTGGGGGCGTGCTGCTGATGGTGCTGGGCATTGCCATCTGGACGGAGTTGACCCCCATCTTTCGCCTGAAGCGGCTGATCGACATCACCCTGCGCCTGATCACCACTTGGATCCCGAACAACATCAGTGGCCCCCTGGTGACTGGGATCGGGCTGGTGATGGTGGTGCTGGGGTTTCGCAGCGCCATGCGCTCCATCGAGGATGTGCTGATCCCCGAGGGAGATGAAGCGCTGGTGGATAAGCTGTTGTCGCGGCGGCGTCTCAGCCGTGGTCCCCGCATTGTGGTACTGGGGGGCGGCACCGGCCTCTCCAACCTGCTGCGGGGTCTGAAGCGCTACAGCTC
Proteins encoded in this region:
- a CDS encoding PIN/TRAM domain-containing protein; protein product: MLDALLIAIFMLAGAGLGFYGLDLLPPAAIQGANVEGARVVTSGFGVLAGLALGSLVRWSYRRFEANVRSLPPDVLISRSVGLVIGLVIANLAMAPVYLLPLPPQLNRFLEPLASVFFSLAFAYLGVSLADTHGPSLLRLFNPNYALQAALWAEGNVVAATAKVLDTSSIIDGRVAQLIETGFLEGTLVVPRFVLTELQTIADKADAQKRERGRKGLDTLQSLREAYPDRFVIHEANYPDLTTVDEKLVRLTQTVGGTLLTTDYNLKKVAALQGVKVLNVNELAEALRPIYVAGDSFDIKITREGKEPGQGVGYLEDGTMVVVEEGQRSVGKTRSVVVTSSIQTSAGRMIFARLNKDSAPLTRPASDPASPASSGKT
- a CDS encoding NifU family protein, with the protein product MAQALELNTENVEKVLNELRPYLMADGGNVELVEIDGPVVKLRLQGACGACPSSTMTLKMGIERKLRESIPDILEVEQVF
- the rseP gene encoding RIP metalloprotease RseP, coding for MSVLLSIAILALLILVHEAGHFAAAKLQGIHVNRFSLGFGPVLWRYQGKETEYAIRALPLGGYVGFPDEDEHSPYPPDDPDLLKNRPVLDRLVVMSAGVMANLIFAYLVLVLMFAWVGIPSVTRLHPGILIPQVMPDSPAERAGLKAGDVVLQAADRDYRGIADETAALAALNDFQVLIRSSENRPIPLEVQRGEGDPLQLTVIPEVRGETVAIGVTLAPHQEVTLRPPQSVAEILTEAGNAYQRVVMLNLNGLRQLLQNFQSTAAQVSGPVGIVKIGADLARDDAASLFNFTALISINLAFLNLLPLPALDGGHIAFLILEAIRGKRLPKHLEERVMQTGLVLLLGLGVVLIFKDTLAIVTGSG
- the nth gene encoding endonuclease III translates to MASKRALRQRALEILLRLKRHYPNSTCALHYRTPLQLLVATILSAQCTDERVNQVTPELFRRFPDAQALATAPREEIEALIHSTGFYRNKAKHIQEACRRILSHFGGQVPRTMPELLTLPGVARKTANVVLAHAFGINAGVTVDTHVKRLSRRLGLTEHEDPVRIEKDLMQLLPQADWENWSIRLIDHGRAICTARRPLCQQCFLADLCPSAPLLRPAAPDEKMDKKATKASPT
- the rapZ gene encoding RNase adapter RapZ; protein product: MSVAPPVLVIAGLTGAGKTLAIQQLEQLGYTSLEGIPPAQVIPLVEAMRTHHAALAISLNLHAQEYRDQVPTLAAWVQSQGIPFLFLEARSPVLLNRLSAHRRPHPYGEAAGLWEAIEQERLALAPVRERCTHWLDTSDLNAQQLRQQLQALVQGIPQPLNLRLVSFGFKYGVPPDANLLFDVRFLPNPFFQPHLRRLTGQDPLLQEFLFADPITQSTYQHILSLIKAFWPHYRAERRPHLTLAIGCTGGQHRSVALVERLAQDLQPWTVPAGNHVLPDLNVQVQHRHLLDSQRELEARFGPVPGEAGVAQQQVRIPLAGVPAPSHA